The Vidua macroura isolate BioBank_ID:100142 chromosome 27, ASM2450914v1, whole genome shotgun sequence genome includes a window with the following:
- the SOST gene encoding sclerostin, with amino-acid sequence MQIPWAVCAVCVLTQITSHSVQGWQMFKNDATEIIPEITENTETPMEPTFSNNNTMNQAKHGGRHIQQAPDLNDAAGFSCREVRTTRFLTDGPCRSLKPVKELLCSGHCEPSHLLPNSIGRGKWWRQNALDFRCIPAHSRTQRVLMACPQEETRTYKFRAATSCKCKRYTRYHNQSELKDFGKESARPQKNKKPHLSRARSGKSNQHELENAY; translated from the exons ATGCAGATCCCttgggctgtgtgtgctgtcTGTGTCCTGACACAAATCACATCTCACTCTGTGCAAGGGTGGCAGATGTTTAAAAATGATGCTACAGAAATCATTCCTGAGAtcactgaaaatacagaaacaccAATGGAGCCGACTTTCAGCAACAACAACACCATGAATCAGGCAAAACATGGAGGAAGACACATACAACAAGCTCCAGACCTTAATG ATGCCGCGGGGTTCAGCTGCCGGGAGGTGCGCACCACGCGGTTCCTGACGGACGGGCCGTGCCGCAGCCTGAAGCCGgtgaaggagctgctgtgctcgGGCCACTGCGAGCCCTCGCACCTCCTGCCCAACTCCATCGGCCGCGGCAAGTGGTGGCGGCAGAACGCGCTGGATTTCCGCTGCATCCCCGCGCACAGCCGCACCCAGCGCGTCCTCATGGCCTGTCCCCAGGAGGAGACTCGGACTTACAAATTCCGAGCGGCCACGTCCTGCAAGTGCAAGCGCTACACTCGCTACCACAACCAGTCCGAGCTCAAGGACTTCGGCAAGGAAAGCGCCCGGCCCCAGAAGAACAAGAAGCCTCATCTCTCCAGAGCCAGGAGCGGCAAATCCAACCAGCACGAGCTGGAAAATGCCTATTAG